CACCGCATACCCCGCCTGCTCCAGAGGGGCGTCGAGACGCAGGCAGACCTGACTGCCGCGTTGCGCGGCGTTGCGCGGCGAGGCGAGGCGCACGCCCTGTTCCCCGCACCGCGCTTCCACGAGTTCAATAAACAGTTCTGTGAGAGCTTCCGACTTCGCTCGGATCGCGGCCATACCACCGAACGGTTCGGCGGCGAGGAGTGTGTCGACGCCACACTCGAGGGCGGCCATGGCGAGCACCGCGGGCGTGCCGCACAAAAAGCGCCGAATGTCCGCGGCCGGCTCGTAGCCTGGAGTAAACTGGAAGGGCATGCTATGCCCCATCCAGCCAACCAGCGGTTGCTCGCATCGCGTCACGAGCCGTGGATGCACCCACACGAAGGCCGGCGCCCCGGGACCGCCATTCAGAAATTTGTAACCACAGCCAACCGCAAAGTCCGCATTGGCGCCGTTCAAGTCCACTGGTAGCGCGCCAGCCGAATGGGCGAGGTCCCACACCACCAACGCCCCCGCGGTATGCGCCGCCGTGGTGAGCTCGCGCATCGCGTGTTTGTAGCCGGTGCGGTAATTCACTTCGGTCAGCAGGAGTACGGCGACATCGGAGGTGAGCGCGGCCGCAATGTCTTCGGGGCGGTCCACCAAGTGCAGCGTCATACCAAACTGCTGCACGACGCTGTGCGCGATGTACACATCGGTGGGAAAGTTGCTCCGCTCCGACACCACGCGCGTGCGCGTGGGCGCATCAGCACGCGTAATCCGCAACGCGGCGGCGAGCACTTTGTAGAGATTGACCGAGGTAGAATCGGCGACGACTAACTCGTTTGGTCCGGCGCCC
The genomic region above belongs to Gemmatimonadota bacterium and contains:
- the kynU gene encoding kynureninase; this encodes MKSRADCLALDAADPLRTLKQQFDLPAGVIYLDGNSLGALPRATAARVQQVIATEWGRDLITSWNSAEWISLPEAVGDKIARLVGAGPNELVVADSTSVNLYKVLAAALRITRADAPTRTRVVSERSNFPTDVYIAHSVVQQFGMTLHLVDRPEDIAAALTSDVAVLLLTEVNYRTGYKHAMRELTTAAHTAGALVVWDLAHSAGALPVDLNGANADFAVGCGYKFLNGGPGAPAFVWVHPRLVTRCEQPLVGWMGHSMPFQFTPGYEPAADIRRFLCGTPAVLAMAALECGVDTLLAAEPFGGMAAIRAKSEALTELFIELVEARCGEQGVRLASPRNAAQRGSQVCLRLDAPLEQAGYAVMRALIARGVIGDFRAGDTARLAEVPHIMRFGFTPLYLGFADVFDAVEQLSAVLRTEEWQHVVYVTPGAVT